The sequence GGCTTTCTTCCGGCTCGCCTGACGAGGCAACACGCGTCTCGGGCACAACCGCCCGAAGCTCATCCAGCGAAACCGCACCTGCCCGGAGCAGCACCGGCACATCGCCCGTGCAGTCAACCACCGTCGATTCCAGCCCGATCTCGGTTGGTTCACCTCGCAGAATGCAATCGATACGCCCGTCAAGGTCCTCCAATACCGCCTGCCAAGTGGTCGGACTGGGCCGCCCCGATAAATTTGCCGAGGGAGCCGCGACCGGGACGCCGCAGGCCGTCAGAAACTGTCGGGCGACCTCGCCTCTCGGCATTCTCACACCTATCGTCCCCAGACCCGCCGTCGCGAGCGACGGAACTCGGTCAGTCTTTCTCAACACGACCGTCAAAGGCCCCGGAAAGAACCGCTCAACAAACTTCTCCGTGTTCTCCGTGATCTCTGTGGCCAATTCCCCTATCTGCTCGACCGCAGCAACATGCGCGATCAGCGGATTGTCCGCCGGCCGCTGCTTTGCTTCGAATATCTTCGCGACCGCTGCCTCGTCAAACACATTCGCCCCAAGCCCATAGACCGTCTCAGTCGGAAACGCCACCGTCCCGCCGTCGCGTACGAATGCGGCCGCGGTCTTGACGTTATCTGTGAGAACCGT is a genomic window of Chloracidobacterium sp. containing:
- a CDS encoding threonylcarbamoyl-AMP synthase codes for the protein MKTVLTDNVKTAAAFVRDGGTVAFPTETVYGLGANVFDEAAVAKIFEAKQRPADNPLIAHVAAVEQIGELATEITENTEKFVERFFPGPLTVVLRKTDRVPSLATAGLGTIGVRMPRGEVARQFLTACGVPVAAPSANLSGRPSPTTWQAVLEDLDGRIDCILRGEPTEIGLESTVVDCTGDVPVLLRAGAVSLDELRAVVPETRVASSGEPEESRSPGLKHRHYTPNAEVRLVSDTVPAADCKDAAWIGTGVDPDSGFALLKVCASVEEYAAAVFEFFRECDRRGIRVIYCQTVAESGIGAALMDRLRRARL